Proteins encoded by one window of Geobacter sp. DSM 9736:
- the galT gene encoding galactose-1-phosphate uridylyltransferase: MLYIQDLTKTDGRSLTLYSRRPIPRGLEAPSPDREPLTANPHLRWHPLRGEWVAYAAYRQGRTFMPPPEYNPLAPTTDPKNPTELPEGDYDIAVFDNRFPSLSLSAHDPPPSIVDTLPAAGKCEVVVFTQNPKVTLATLTLDHMELLFEVWGERTRALAANRGIKYVLPFENKGVEVGVTLHHPHGQIYAYPFVPPVPQRMNSHEAAHYRSTGQPLLQELILAELKDGARLLYRGEHAVSFVPAWARYPYEVWVAPIQAVPEFAKLRPEVRADLARALKTTLLKYDGLWQRSFPYLMAWYQAPSDGEPHPESHLHAEFYPPYRSSDRLKFLAGTELAAGMFANDALPEQKARELQDVAVSL, from the coding sequence ATGCTTTACATACAGGACCTGACCAAGACCGACGGACGCAGCCTGACCCTCTATAGCCGGAGGCCGATTCCTCGCGGGCTGGAAGCCCCGAGTCCGGATCGGGAGCCGCTGACGGCAAACCCGCATCTGCGCTGGCATCCGCTGCGGGGGGAGTGGGTAGCCTACGCCGCCTATCGGCAGGGGCGCACTTTCATGCCTCCTCCCGAATACAATCCGCTTGCTCCCACAACCGATCCGAAAAACCCGACTGAATTGCCTGAAGGAGATTACGACATAGCCGTTTTCGACAACCGTTTCCCTTCTTTGAGCCTGTCGGCTCACGATCCTCCTCCGTCAATCGTGGACACGCTTCCAGCTGCCGGCAAATGTGAAGTCGTCGTCTTTACACAGAACCCCAAAGTGACGCTGGCGACACTGACGCTAGATCACATGGAGCTGCTGTTTGAGGTATGGGGCGAACGCACCAGAGCCCTGGCGGCCAACAGAGGCATCAAGTACGTTCTGCCCTTCGAAAACAAAGGGGTCGAGGTGGGGGTGACGCTACATCACCCCCATGGGCAGATATACGCATACCCGTTCGTGCCGCCGGTACCGCAGCGGATGAACTCCCATGAAGCCGCCCATTACCGCAGCACAGGGCAGCCTCTCCTGCAGGAGCTGATTCTGGCGGAGCTGAAGGATGGAGCCCGACTCCTCTACAGAGGGGAGCATGCTGTCTCCTTCGTCCCGGCATGGGCGCGATATCCTTATGAGGTATGGGTGGCCCCGATTCAGGCAGTGCCCGAATTCGCAAAGCTGCGCCCGGAGGTCCGGGCAGATCTCGCAAGAGCGCTGAAGACTACCCTCCTGAAGTACGACGGACTGTGGCAGCGTTCCTTCCCTTACCTGATGGCATGGTATCAAGCGCCATCGGATGGGGAGCCGCACCCTGAATCGCATCTTCATGCCGAGTTCTATCCACCCTACCGAAGCAGCGACCGGCTGAAGTTTCTGGCAGGAACCGAACTGGCAGCCGGGATGTTTGCAAACGATGCCCTGCCCGAACAGAAGGCCCGCGAGCTTCAGGACGTGGCGGTATCGTTGTGA